From the genome of Spinacia oleracea cultivar Varoflay chromosome 2, BTI_SOV_V1, whole genome shotgun sequence, one region includes:
- the LOC110780747 gene encoding pathogenesis-related protein 1-like, whose amino-acid sequence MTPTTLCVSLLFFFSLQLSISSSYKTRTYSYSPGPYGRNPTPSYEPTSDIYLYLKAQNDARKAVGVPPLSWDNRLAAYAQWYANQRRYDCALQHSNGPYGENIFWGSGGFNWSPASAAQYWVDEIKWYDYNSNSCAYGKDCGHYTQIVWRSSTRIGCAKVFCYNGRGTFITCNYDPPGNYIGSRPY is encoded by the coding sequence ATGACTCCTACAACATTATGTGTTtctctcctcttcttcttctctttacAACTTTCAATCTCCTCTTCTTATAAAACCAGAACATATAGCTATAGTCCCGGGCCGTATGGCAGGAATCCGACTCCATCGTACGAGCCTACGAGCGACATTTACCTATACTTAAAGGCACAAAATGACGCTCGTAAAGCCGTTGGGGTGCCCCCATTGTCGTGGGACAACCGGTTGGCGGCCTACGCCCAATGGTACGCTAACCAAAGACGGTACGACTGTGCCTTACAACATTCTAATGGTCCTTACGGGGAGAACATATTTTGGGGGAGTGGTGGGTTTAATTGGTCACCAGCCTCTGCAGCCCAATATTGGGTTGATGAGATTAAGTGGTATGACTATAACTCCAATTCTTGTGCTTATGGTAAGGATTGTGGTCATTATACACAAATTGTTTGGAGGAGTTCTACAAGGATTGGTTGTGCTAAGGTCTTTTGTTATAATGGTCGTGGTACTTTTATTACCTGCAATTATGACCCACCTGGCAACTATATTGGTTCAAGGCCCTACTAA